From the genome of Antennarius striatus isolate MH-2024 chromosome 19, ASM4005453v1, whole genome shotgun sequence, one region includes:
- the ncoa7b gene encoding nuclear receptor coactivator 7 isoform X1 has protein sequence MEKRDRKPGYFARLKKRRQLKQSQSEKNVNEQSLAIISCPDVLSDGDPNKKTDLQRITLKLPAGSDDGCKSKNQAKREKRRPPGTVDFIVGPSDSLNSIALKFNITPNKLVQLNRLFSRSVYPGQKLFVPDMSPSESDHKGSSDPSCPNSLENASHDGISNCTSANSIRRQLSPNSEDESPATVKFIKMSCKYFTDGMGVVGGVLIVTPNNIMFDPHKSDPLVIEHGCEEYGLICPMEEVVSVALYDDVSRMKLKDALPSDLPRDLCPVYRPGEWEQLPSEQDLNPFSRYEALDPKRPIILDNIGPALSGTECEQTERSPSDEGFTELEPTLCGSTEELEESPFKPSGSICGDQQQEVRPSCPSEGDFQDKSKLGQSKGKLDGEEGEGRAQSNPTEDGDSTQSPSDTEKQGDEPKGQEVTETKDINPKGNEELLNGAPVDQNSKLSLNASENDGNTIPKRPGLDRPAGGAVFSEEERRKKIHEAEVKSWLLERIQAPIEDMLFSSEEKSKNPPMFLCFKVGKPMRKSFASGVNSSPAHSFGGRGKQPEYWFAVPQERVDHLYSFFVQWSPDVYGKEAREQGFVVVEKDELDMIDNFFGDPASCSWEIITIDEAKRRQSFSSCDGDFAVDVLPLLSDTSDLLQDTHIEKLACRLPARVQGYPWRLAYSTVKNGTSLKTLYRNLTDVDSPVLLVIKDMDNQVFGAFSTHPFRVSEHCYGTGETFLYSFCPEIKVYRWSGENSYFVKGNIDSLQMGGGGGQLGLWLDAELYRGTTTKCATFNNQPLSAQQDFNIHSLEVWTFE, from the exons GCTGAAGAAGCGGAGGCAGCTCAAGCAAAGCCAGTCAGAGAAGAATGTGAATGAGCAGAGCCTGGCAATCATTTCCTGTCCAGACGTCCTCAGTGACGGAGACCCCAACAAGAAGACGGACCTACAGAGAATAACGTTGAAGCTGCCTGCAGGTTCAG ACGATGGctgtaaaagtaaaaatcaggctaagagggagaagaggaggccGCCAGGGACGGTGGATTTCATT GTGGGACCCAGTGATTCCCTCAACAGCATTGCATTGAAGTTCAACATCACCCCAAACAAACTGGTCCAGCTGAACCGTCTCTTCTCTCGCAGCGTCTACCCCGGTCAG AAGCTGTTTGTTCCTGACATGAGCCCCTCAGAAAGCGACCACAAGGGTTCCTCTGATCCCTCCTGCCCAAATTCCTTGGAGAATGCTTCACAT GACGGTATTTCAAACTGTACGTCAGCAAATTCAATCCGGCGTCAGCTGTCCCCAAACTCAGAGGACGAGAGCCCTGCAACGGTCAAATTCATCAAGATGAGCTGCAAATATTTCACTGATGGAATG GGAGTGGTGGGAGGTGTGCTGATTGTGACCCCCAACAACATCATGTTCGACCCCCACAAGTCAGACCCTCTGGTGATTGAGCACGGATGTGAGGAGTACGGCCTCATCTGCCCCATGGAGGAGGTTGTCTCCGTGGCGCTGTATGACGACGTGTCTCGTATGAAGCTCAAAGACGCTCTTCCGTC AGACCTACCCCGGGATTTGTGTCCTGTGTACAGGCCCGGTGAGTGGGAGCAGCTGCCATCAGAGCAAGATCTAAATCCTTTTAGCCGCTACGAAGCTCTCGATCCAAAGCGACCAATCATCTTAGATAACATTGGACCAGCTCTCTCAGGAACTG AGTGTGAGCAGACAGAGAGGTCTCCATCAGACGAAGGATTCACAGAGCTGGAGCCTACTCTCTGTGGCAGCACTGAAGAGTTAGAGGAGTCACCTTTCAAACCGTCAGGCAGCATCTGTGGAGaccaacaacaggaagtacgtCCAAGCTGTCCAAGCGAGGGAGACTTCCAGGACAAGTCAAAGCTTGGACAATCTAAAGGGAAACTGGATGGTGAAGAGGGTGAGGGGCGAGCGCAGAGTAATCCCACTGAAGATGGAGACTCAACACAATCCCCTTCAGACACTGAGAAGCAGGGTGATGAACCCAAAGGCCAAGAGGTAACTGAAACCAAAGACATAAATCCTAAAGGGAACGAAGAGCTGCTAAATGGTGCACCAGTGGACCAAAACAGCAAGTTAAGTCTGAATGCCTCAGAGAATGATGGGAACACTATTCCAAAAAGACCAGGCCTGGACAGACCGGCGGGAGGAGCAGTTTTCAGCGAGGAGGAAAGACGCAAGAAAATCCATGAAGCAGAGGTGAAGTCATGGCTGCTGGAGAGAATACAGGCTCCGATAGAAG ACATGCTGTTCTCATCAGAGGAGAAGAGTAAAAACCCACCCATGTTCCTGTGCTTCAAAGTGGGTAAGCCAATGAGGAAGTCCTTTGCCTCTGGGGTGAACTCTAGTCCCGCCCATTCATTTGGTGGCCGTGGTAAACAGCCGGAGTACTGGTTTGCTGTGCCACAAGAAAG gGTCGACCATCTGTACTCATTCTTCGTCCAGTGGTCTCCAGACGTGTACGGGAAAGAGGCTCGGGAGCAGGGCTTTGTTGTTGTGGAGAAAGATGAGCTGGACATGATAGACAACTTCTTTGGTGACCCTGCATCTTGTAGCTGGGAG ATCATCACCATTGATGAAGCGAAGCGTAGGCAGAGTTTCAGCAGCTGTGATGGAGACTTTGCTGTGGACGTGCTGCCGTTACTCAGTGACACCAGTGATTTGCTGCAGGACACGCACATTGAGAAG CTTGCCTGTCGCCTGCCAGCCCGTGTGCAAGGTTACCCCTGGAGACTGGCCTACAGCACTGTTAAAAATGGAACCAGTCTTAAGACTCTGTACAGGAACCTGACAGATGTCGATAgtcctgtgctgctggtcattAAAGACATGGACAACCAG GTTTTTGGAGCGTTCTCGACTCATCCCTTCAGAGTGAGTGAACACTGCTACGGAACTGGAGAGACCTTCCTCTACAGCTTCTGTCCTGAAATCAAG gtgtACCGTTGGTCAGGAGAGAATTCTTACTTTGTAAAGGGAAACATTGACTCTCTGcagatgggaggaggagg TGGTCAGCTGGGGCTGTGGCTGGACGCTGAGTTGTACCGAGGCACCACCACCAAATGCGCCACCTTCAACAACCAGCCACTCTCTGCCCAGCAGGACTTCAATATCCACAGTTTAGAGGTCTGGACCTTCGAGTAG
- the ncoa7b gene encoding nuclear receptor coactivator 7 isoform X2 produces MEKRDRKPGYFARLKKRRQLKQSQSEKNVNEQSLAIISCPDVLSDGDPNKKTDLQRITLKLPAGSDDGCKSKNQAKREKRRPPGTVDFIVGPSDSLNSIALKFNITPNKLVQLNRLFSRSVYPGQKLFVPDMSPSESDHKGSSDPSCPNSLENASHDGISNCTSANSIRRQLSPNSEDESPATVKFIKMSCKYFTDGMGVVGGVLIVTPNNIMFDPHKSDPLVIEHGCEEYGLICPMEEVVSVALYDDVSRMKLKDALPSDLPRDLCPVYRPECEQTERSPSDEGFTELEPTLCGSTEELEESPFKPSGSICGDQQQEVRPSCPSEGDFQDKSKLGQSKGKLDGEEGEGRAQSNPTEDGDSTQSPSDTEKQGDEPKGQEVTETKDINPKGNEELLNGAPVDQNSKLSLNASENDGNTIPKRPGLDRPAGGAVFSEEERRKKIHEAEVKSWLLERIQAPIEDMLFSSEEKSKNPPMFLCFKVGKPMRKSFASGVNSSPAHSFGGRGKQPEYWFAVPQERVDHLYSFFVQWSPDVYGKEAREQGFVVVEKDELDMIDNFFGDPASCSWEIITIDEAKRRQSFSSCDGDFAVDVLPLLSDTSDLLQDTHIEKLACRLPARVQGYPWRLAYSTVKNGTSLKTLYRNLTDVDSPVLLVIKDMDNQVFGAFSTHPFRVSEHCYGTGETFLYSFCPEIKVYRWSGENSYFVKGNIDSLQMGGGGGQLGLWLDAELYRGTTTKCATFNNQPLSAQQDFNIHSLEVWTFE; encoded by the exons GCTGAAGAAGCGGAGGCAGCTCAAGCAAAGCCAGTCAGAGAAGAATGTGAATGAGCAGAGCCTGGCAATCATTTCCTGTCCAGACGTCCTCAGTGACGGAGACCCCAACAAGAAGACGGACCTACAGAGAATAACGTTGAAGCTGCCTGCAGGTTCAG ACGATGGctgtaaaagtaaaaatcaggctaagagggagaagaggaggccGCCAGGGACGGTGGATTTCATT GTGGGACCCAGTGATTCCCTCAACAGCATTGCATTGAAGTTCAACATCACCCCAAACAAACTGGTCCAGCTGAACCGTCTCTTCTCTCGCAGCGTCTACCCCGGTCAG AAGCTGTTTGTTCCTGACATGAGCCCCTCAGAAAGCGACCACAAGGGTTCCTCTGATCCCTCCTGCCCAAATTCCTTGGAGAATGCTTCACAT GACGGTATTTCAAACTGTACGTCAGCAAATTCAATCCGGCGTCAGCTGTCCCCAAACTCAGAGGACGAGAGCCCTGCAACGGTCAAATTCATCAAGATGAGCTGCAAATATTTCACTGATGGAATG GGAGTGGTGGGAGGTGTGCTGATTGTGACCCCCAACAACATCATGTTCGACCCCCACAAGTCAGACCCTCTGGTGATTGAGCACGGATGTGAGGAGTACGGCCTCATCTGCCCCATGGAGGAGGTTGTCTCCGTGGCGCTGTATGACGACGTGTCTCGTATGAAGCTCAAAGACGCTCTTCCGTC AGACCTACCCCGGGATTTGTGTCCTGTGTACAGGCCCG AGTGTGAGCAGACAGAGAGGTCTCCATCAGACGAAGGATTCACAGAGCTGGAGCCTACTCTCTGTGGCAGCACTGAAGAGTTAGAGGAGTCACCTTTCAAACCGTCAGGCAGCATCTGTGGAGaccaacaacaggaagtacgtCCAAGCTGTCCAAGCGAGGGAGACTTCCAGGACAAGTCAAAGCTTGGACAATCTAAAGGGAAACTGGATGGTGAAGAGGGTGAGGGGCGAGCGCAGAGTAATCCCACTGAAGATGGAGACTCAACACAATCCCCTTCAGACACTGAGAAGCAGGGTGATGAACCCAAAGGCCAAGAGGTAACTGAAACCAAAGACATAAATCCTAAAGGGAACGAAGAGCTGCTAAATGGTGCACCAGTGGACCAAAACAGCAAGTTAAGTCTGAATGCCTCAGAGAATGATGGGAACACTATTCCAAAAAGACCAGGCCTGGACAGACCGGCGGGAGGAGCAGTTTTCAGCGAGGAGGAAAGACGCAAGAAAATCCATGAAGCAGAGGTGAAGTCATGGCTGCTGGAGAGAATACAGGCTCCGATAGAAG ACATGCTGTTCTCATCAGAGGAGAAGAGTAAAAACCCACCCATGTTCCTGTGCTTCAAAGTGGGTAAGCCAATGAGGAAGTCCTTTGCCTCTGGGGTGAACTCTAGTCCCGCCCATTCATTTGGTGGCCGTGGTAAACAGCCGGAGTACTGGTTTGCTGTGCCACAAGAAAG gGTCGACCATCTGTACTCATTCTTCGTCCAGTGGTCTCCAGACGTGTACGGGAAAGAGGCTCGGGAGCAGGGCTTTGTTGTTGTGGAGAAAGATGAGCTGGACATGATAGACAACTTCTTTGGTGACCCTGCATCTTGTAGCTGGGAG ATCATCACCATTGATGAAGCGAAGCGTAGGCAGAGTTTCAGCAGCTGTGATGGAGACTTTGCTGTGGACGTGCTGCCGTTACTCAGTGACACCAGTGATTTGCTGCAGGACACGCACATTGAGAAG CTTGCCTGTCGCCTGCCAGCCCGTGTGCAAGGTTACCCCTGGAGACTGGCCTACAGCACTGTTAAAAATGGAACCAGTCTTAAGACTCTGTACAGGAACCTGACAGATGTCGATAgtcctgtgctgctggtcattAAAGACATGGACAACCAG GTTTTTGGAGCGTTCTCGACTCATCCCTTCAGAGTGAGTGAACACTGCTACGGAACTGGAGAGACCTTCCTCTACAGCTTCTGTCCTGAAATCAAG gtgtACCGTTGGTCAGGAGAGAATTCTTACTTTGTAAAGGGAAACATTGACTCTCTGcagatgggaggaggagg TGGTCAGCTGGGGCTGTGGCTGGACGCTGAGTTGTACCGAGGCACCACCACCAAATGCGCCACCTTCAACAACCAGCCACTCTCTGCCCAGCAGGACTTCAATATCCACAGTTTAGAGGTCTGGACCTTCGAGTAG
- the ncoa7b gene encoding nuclear receptor coactivator 7 isoform X3 produces the protein MSLICTSAFLQDGISNCTSANSIRRQLSPNSEDESPATVKFIKMSCKYFTDGMGVVGGVLIVTPNNIMFDPHKSDPLVIEHGCEEYGLICPMEEVVSVALYDDVSRMKLKDALPSDLPRDLCPVYRPGEWEQLPSEQDLNPFSRYEALDPKRPIILDNIGPALSGTECEQTERSPSDEGFTELEPTLCGSTEELEESPFKPSGSICGDQQQEVRPSCPSEGDFQDKSKLGQSKGKLDGEEGEGRAQSNPTEDGDSTQSPSDTEKQGDEPKGQEVTETKDINPKGNEELLNGAPVDQNSKLSLNASENDGNTIPKRPGLDRPAGGAVFSEEERRKKIHEAEVKSWLLERIQAPIEDMLFSSEEKSKNPPMFLCFKVGKPMRKSFASGVNSSPAHSFGGRGKQPEYWFAVPQERVDHLYSFFVQWSPDVYGKEAREQGFVVVEKDELDMIDNFFGDPASCSWEIITIDEAKRRQSFSSCDGDFAVDVLPLLSDTSDLLQDTHIEKLACRLPARVQGYPWRLAYSTVKNGTSLKTLYRNLTDVDSPVLLVIKDMDNQVFGAFSTHPFRVSEHCYGTGETFLYSFCPEIKVYRWSGENSYFVKGNIDSLQMGGGGGQLGLWLDAELYRGTTTKCATFNNQPLSAQQDFNIHSLEVWTFE, from the exons ATGTCTTTAATCTGTACTTCGGCTTTTCTGCAGGACGGTATTTCAAACTGTACGTCAGCAAATTCAATCCGGCGTCAGCTGTCCCCAAACTCAGAGGACGAGAGCCCTGCAACGGTCAAATTCATCAAGATGAGCTGCAAATATTTCACTGATGGAATG GGAGTGGTGGGAGGTGTGCTGATTGTGACCCCCAACAACATCATGTTCGACCCCCACAAGTCAGACCCTCTGGTGATTGAGCACGGATGTGAGGAGTACGGCCTCATCTGCCCCATGGAGGAGGTTGTCTCCGTGGCGCTGTATGACGACGTGTCTCGTATGAAGCTCAAAGACGCTCTTCCGTC AGACCTACCCCGGGATTTGTGTCCTGTGTACAGGCCCGGTGAGTGGGAGCAGCTGCCATCAGAGCAAGATCTAAATCCTTTTAGCCGCTACGAAGCTCTCGATCCAAAGCGACCAATCATCTTAGATAACATTGGACCAGCTCTCTCAGGAACTG AGTGTGAGCAGACAGAGAGGTCTCCATCAGACGAAGGATTCACAGAGCTGGAGCCTACTCTCTGTGGCAGCACTGAAGAGTTAGAGGAGTCACCTTTCAAACCGTCAGGCAGCATCTGTGGAGaccaacaacaggaagtacgtCCAAGCTGTCCAAGCGAGGGAGACTTCCAGGACAAGTCAAAGCTTGGACAATCTAAAGGGAAACTGGATGGTGAAGAGGGTGAGGGGCGAGCGCAGAGTAATCCCACTGAAGATGGAGACTCAACACAATCCCCTTCAGACACTGAGAAGCAGGGTGATGAACCCAAAGGCCAAGAGGTAACTGAAACCAAAGACATAAATCCTAAAGGGAACGAAGAGCTGCTAAATGGTGCACCAGTGGACCAAAACAGCAAGTTAAGTCTGAATGCCTCAGAGAATGATGGGAACACTATTCCAAAAAGACCAGGCCTGGACAGACCGGCGGGAGGAGCAGTTTTCAGCGAGGAGGAAAGACGCAAGAAAATCCATGAAGCAGAGGTGAAGTCATGGCTGCTGGAGAGAATACAGGCTCCGATAGAAG ACATGCTGTTCTCATCAGAGGAGAAGAGTAAAAACCCACCCATGTTCCTGTGCTTCAAAGTGGGTAAGCCAATGAGGAAGTCCTTTGCCTCTGGGGTGAACTCTAGTCCCGCCCATTCATTTGGTGGCCGTGGTAAACAGCCGGAGTACTGGTTTGCTGTGCCACAAGAAAG gGTCGACCATCTGTACTCATTCTTCGTCCAGTGGTCTCCAGACGTGTACGGGAAAGAGGCTCGGGAGCAGGGCTTTGTTGTTGTGGAGAAAGATGAGCTGGACATGATAGACAACTTCTTTGGTGACCCTGCATCTTGTAGCTGGGAG ATCATCACCATTGATGAAGCGAAGCGTAGGCAGAGTTTCAGCAGCTGTGATGGAGACTTTGCTGTGGACGTGCTGCCGTTACTCAGTGACACCAGTGATTTGCTGCAGGACACGCACATTGAGAAG CTTGCCTGTCGCCTGCCAGCCCGTGTGCAAGGTTACCCCTGGAGACTGGCCTACAGCACTGTTAAAAATGGAACCAGTCTTAAGACTCTGTACAGGAACCTGACAGATGTCGATAgtcctgtgctgctggtcattAAAGACATGGACAACCAG GTTTTTGGAGCGTTCTCGACTCATCCCTTCAGAGTGAGTGAACACTGCTACGGAACTGGAGAGACCTTCCTCTACAGCTTCTGTCCTGAAATCAAG gtgtACCGTTGGTCAGGAGAGAATTCTTACTTTGTAAAGGGAAACATTGACTCTCTGcagatgggaggaggagg TGGTCAGCTGGGGCTGTGGCTGGACGCTGAGTTGTACCGAGGCACCACCACCAAATGCGCCACCTTCAACAACCAGCCACTCTCTGCCCAGCAGGACTTCAATATCCACAGTTTAGAGGTCTGGACCTTCGAGTAG
- the si:dkey-25e12.3 gene encoding adenosine 5'-monophosphoramidase HINT3, protein MKTKYSMGNNNKCLDLQKHDCVFCLISSGQDEEAEVLRENKELVCFKDICPAAPHHYLVVPKRHIVSCFSLHRGHIKLVKQMAQMGRNVLQDQGITDMKDISLGFHQPPNISVDHLHLHVLAPSSKIYMYFKYKFIPESDWFVTAEHLQEVLKKIDPQ, encoded by the exons ATGAAAACCAAGTACAGTATGgggaacaacaacaaatgtttaGACTTACAGAAACATgactgtgttttctgtctgatatCCAGCGGTCAAGACGAAGAAGCTGAAGTCCTCAGAGAG AACAAGGAGCTGGTGTGTTTTAAAGACATCtgtcctgctgctcctcatcACTACCTGGTTGTGCCCAAACGGCACATCGTCAGCTGCTTTTCCCTCCACCGGGGTCACATCAAGCTCG TTAAGCAGATGGCTCAGATGGGGAGGAATGTACTACAAGACCAAGGCATCACTGATATGAAGGACATAAG TCTGGGGTTCCACCAGCCTCCCAACATTTCAGTtgatcacctccacctccatgtGCTCGCCCCCAGCAGCAAAATCTATATGTACTTCAAGTATAAGTTCATTCCAGAGAGTGACTGGTTTGTAACT GCAGAACATCTGCAGGAGGTTCTGAAGAAGATAGATCCACAATAG
- the LOC137613768 gene encoding adenosine 5'-monophosphoramidase HINT3-like has protein sequence METRGASGSDACPFCLIATERTDTEILLSDDELLCFCDVKPGATHHYLVVPRTHIDNCKSLRRDDVPLVERMVEMGRSALEKNKVIDLDDIRMGFHIPPFSSVPHLHLHVLAPASMMTLKSQLRYGPQSHWFIRVDKVLSHLKTHGKVK, from the exons ATGGAGACTCGGGGCGCGTCCGGCAGCGATGCGTGTCCCTTCTGTCTCATCGCGACGGAGCGCACGGACACGGAAATCCTTCTGAGT GATGATGAGCTGCTCTGTTTTTGTGACGTGAAGCCCGGTGCCACCCACCATTACCTCGTCGTTCCCAGAACGCATATAGACAACTGCAAAAGTCTCCGGAGGGACGACGTGCCTTTAG tTGAGCGGATGGTGGAAATGGGGAGGAGTGCGTTGGAGAAGAATAAAGTCATTGACCTAGATGACATCAG GATGGGGTTTCACATTCCTCCATTCTCATCTGttcctcatctccatctccatgtgCTGGCCCCAGCCAGCATGATGACCCTGAAGTCCCAGCTCCGCTATGGGCCCCAGTCGCACTGGTTCATTAGA GTAGACAAGGTGCTTTCTCATTTGAAGACTCATGGCAAAGTCAAGTAG